The following are encoded together in the Bacteroidales bacterium MB20-C3-3 genome:
- a CDS encoding HU family DNA-binding protein, producing MNKADLISAIAAKAELTKVDAKKALDAFIEVSGGAMKKGERITLVGFGTFSVNERNARNGRNPRTGAKIKIAAKKVVRFKAGAELNKLVK from the coding sequence ATGAATAAGGCAGATTTGATTTCAGCAATCGCAGCTAAGGCCGAACTTACAAAAGTTGACGCAAAAAAGGCTCTTGATGCATTCATTGAAGTATCAGGTGGAGCAATGAAAAAAGGCGAGAGAATCACTCTCGTAGGATTTGGAACATTCTCCGTTAACGAGAGAAATGCTCGTAATGGCAGAAATCCTCGCACTGGTGCGAAGATTAAGATAGCGGCAAAGAAAGTTGTAAGATTTAAAGCCGGAGCTGAACTAAATAAGCTAGTTAAATAA
- a CDS encoding GSCFA domain-containing protein, giving the protein MKWFTEVEADRSRYLLSYESKILFLGSCFSDEIGTRMRESGFNVLVNPFGVLYNPASIAVSLKRLVERTPADIKDLVKDGSVYKSIYYSSDFSSMEANSLLDNLNSSIIRDSDFMAEADTIALTFGTTWIYTRQSDGRVVSNCHKQPASGFIRSSMSVDECFDAIAPFVEKMGGKRWFLSVSPVRHLKDGAVENMASKSRLILAIHKLAACYENVIYFPAFEIVMDQLRDYRFYSADLVHLSKDAADYIWERFSDFALDDNSRDLLRDYKRLADMKKHKPLFPESPEYKEFLTRMEEFENILIKKRK; this is encoded by the coding sequence ATGAAATGGTTTACTGAAGTTGAGGCGGACAGATCAAGATATCTGCTTTCCTATGAAAGTAAAATTTTGTTTCTCGGCTCTTGTTTCTCAGATGAAATTGGAACAAGAATGAGAGAGAGCGGCTTCAATGTCCTTGTCAATCCTTTTGGTGTCTTATACAATCCTGCATCAATTGCTGTTTCATTAAAAAGGCTTGTTGAGAGAACACCTGCAGATATTAAGGACTTGGTAAAAGATGGATCTGTCTATAAAAGTATTTACTACTCGAGCGATTTTTCATCAATGGAGGCTAATTCATTATTAGATAATTTAAACAGCTCTATCATTAGGGATTCCGATTTTATGGCCGAGGCAGATACTATTGCTCTTACCTTTGGAACTACCTGGATCTATACCAGACAATCGGACGGGAGAGTTGTCTCTAATTGTCATAAACAACCTGCATCTGGTTTTATAAGGAGCTCTATGAGTGTTGATGAGTGTTTTGATGCCATTGCCCCATTTGTGGAAAAAATGGGCGGAAAAAGGTGGTTTTTGAGTGTCAGCCCGGTGAGGCATCTGAAAGATGGTGCTGTAGAGAATATGGCTAGTAAATCCAGATTAATACTGGCTATTCACAAACTTGCTGCATGCTATGAAAATGTAATTTATTTCCCCGCCTTTGAAATTGTAATGGATCAGCTTAGAGATTACAGGTTCTATTCGGCGGATTTGGTTCATCTCTCGAAAGATGCTGCAGACTATATATGGGAGAGATTTTCAGATTTCGCTCTGGATGATAATTCTAGGGATTTGCTTAGAGATTATAAGCGTTTAGCAGATATGAAAAAGCATAAACCATTGTTTCCGGAGAGTCCGGAATATAAAGAGTTCTTAACGAGAATGGAGGAGTTTGAAAATATTTTGATAAAAAAACGCAAATGA
- the fmt gene encoding methionyl-tRNA formyltransferase: MKRVVYMGTPRFATGPLKALIEAGFNIAGVVTAPDKPSGRGLQINESEVKKFASLHNLNILQPVSLKDPDFIKSLQDLEADLFVVVAFRMLPKEVWSIPKYGCFNLHASLLPQYRGAAPINYALINGEKITGVTTFFIDSKIDTGEILYQEVCHISENDDAGTLHDKLMALGSSLVVKTAEAIFRGEAMPAPQKEDILKLKSAPKLDKEICRIDWGKTNLEIWNLVRGLSPSPAAYTEFLSNNKSTQIKILTAEITTSEEQASPGRVIKESKSSLIIKCGSGFLRILELQPAGKRRMKASEFLAGIKDPDKCLMK; this comes from the coding sequence ATGAAAAGAGTTGTTTATATGGGGACACCCCGGTTTGCAACAGGGCCACTAAAGGCGCTGATTGAAGCAGGCTTTAATATTGCCGGAGTTGTTACTGCACCTGACAAACCAAGTGGCAGGGGACTTCAGATAAACGAAAGTGAAGTTAAAAAATTTGCCTCCCTGCATAATCTTAACATTCTGCAACCTGTCTCACTTAAAGATCCTGACTTCATTAAATCGCTACAAGATCTTGAGGCAGATCTCTTTGTTGTTGTTGCATTCAGAATGCTTCCTAAAGAGGTTTGGAGCATTCCCAAATACGGATGCTTTAATCTGCACGCTTCACTACTTCCTCAGTACAGAGGGGCGGCTCCTATTAATTATGCCCTAATTAACGGAGAAAAAATAACAGGAGTAACAACCTTTTTTATTGACTCAAAAATTGATACCGGTGAGATTCTGTATCAAGAGGTGTGTCATATCTCAGAAAATGATGATGCAGGAACACTCCATGATAAGCTAATGGCTTTGGGATCTTCACTTGTTGTTAAAACAGCTGAAGCTATCTTCAGGGGAGAGGCTATGCCTGCTCCTCAAAAAGAGGATATCCTCAAATTGAAAAGTGCTCCCAAATTAGACAAAGAGATTTGCAGAATTGACTGGGGAAAGACAAACCTTGAGATCTGGAATCTTGTAAGAGGTCTGAGCCCCTCTCCTGCAGCATACACAGAATTTTTATCCAATAATAAATCGACTCAAATTAAGATACTCACTGCAGAGATTACAACTTCTGAAGAGCAAGCCTCTCCCGGGAGAGTAATTAAAGAGTCAAAAAGTTCACTTATAATTAAGTGTGGTAGTGGATTTTTAAGGATACTAGAACTTCAGCCGGCAGGCAAAAGAAGGATGAAGGCATCAGAATTTTTGGCTGGCATTAAAGATCCTGACAAATGCCTTATGAAATAA
- a CDS encoding Nif3-like dinuclear metal center hexameric protein: MKIKASSVAAVIEEFAPGILQESWDNSGFSIGGPGKEVSSALLALDCTPSVIKEAIESGADMIITHHPLIFSPLKRVAGESLIEKMVEDAIKNGIVIYSAHTNADKVLPGVSGLMAQRIGLQDTGILDPQDESTGLGVVGNLTNQLTPAELLTLLKERFGLNIIRHSKPIEEPVKRVALCGGSGGSLVDRAIKAGAQVLITGDISYHKFLCEDGFMVMDIGHFESENEVLTLLKDILSKKLPTFEVRISDNNNNLIYYH; encoded by the coding sequence ATGAAAATTAAGGCTTCATCAGTAGCAGCAGTGATAGAGGAGTTTGCCCCAGGGATTCTTCAGGAGAGTTGGGACAATTCCGGATTCTCTATTGGTGGTCCCGGTAAAGAGGTCTCATCGGCCCTTCTGGCTCTTGATTGCACCCCCTCCGTCATAAAAGAGGCTATTGAGAGTGGGGCCGATATGATAATTACACACCATCCATTGATCTTTTCGCCTCTGAAAAGGGTGGCAGGGGAGTCTCTGATTGAGAAAATGGTTGAGGATGCAATAAAAAACGGAATAGTAATTTACTCTGCCCATACAAATGCAGATAAGGTACTTCCCGGCGTGAGCGGTTTGATGGCACAAAGAATTGGGCTGCAGGATACCGGGATTTTAGATCCGCAAGACGAGAGCACCGGACTGGGGGTTGTAGGAAACCTTACAAACCAGTTAACTCCGGCAGAGCTACTTACTCTGCTAAAGGAGAGATTTGGACTAAATATAATCAGGCACTCAAAACCAATTGAAGAACCTGTCAAAAGGGTAGCCCTTTGTGGAGGAAGCGGCGGCTCCCTTGTGGATAGAGCAATAAAAGCAGGAGCTCAGGTTTTAATAACAGGAGATATTTCTTATCATAAATTCCTTTGTGAAGATGGCTTTATGGTTATGGATATTGGCCATTTTGAGAGCGAGAACGAAGTACTCACTCTACTAAAAGATATACTGTCAAAAAAATTACCTACCTTTGAAGTTCGCATTTCTGACAACAATAATAATTTAATATACTATCATTAA
- a CDS encoding C4-type zinc ribbon domain-containing protein has product MATKQKPIIETPLDGGTFISLQKSTNSEGDLTMEIKLNLLYQLQQTDSKIDKIHLLRGELPLEVRDLEDDIEGLKTRVDNLKLEIKDVERLIYQKKMDLENSKSLIEKYTAQQNNVKNNREYDSLTKEIEFQGLETELADKRIKENTLLLADKKTALAGAVNALEEREKDLEQKKSELDSIIAETAKEENELIKLSEGIQAQIDARMLAAYKKVRSNARNGLAVVTVRRDACSGCFNKIPPQRQMDIAQSKKIIVCEYCGRILVNAEFEQE; this is encoded by the coding sequence ATGGCAACAAAACAGAAACCGATTATTGAGACTCCGCTGGATGGTGGAACTTTCATATCTCTGCAGAAGAGCACAAACAGCGAGGGAGACCTCACAATGGAGATAAAATTAAATCTCCTTTATCAGCTTCAGCAGACTGACAGCAAGATTGACAAGATACACCTTCTGAGAGGAGAGTTGCCTCTAGAGGTAAGGGATCTCGAAGATGATATTGAGGGATTAAAGACAAGGGTTGATAATCTTAAGCTTGAGATTAAGGATGTTGAAAGACTAATCTATCAGAAAAAGATGGATCTGGAAAATTCAAAATCTCTCATTGAGAAGTATACTGCTCAGCAAAACAATGTAAAGAATAACAGAGAGTACGACTCTCTTACCAAAGAGATTGAATTCCAGGGTCTTGAAACTGAGTTGGCAGATAAGAGAATAAAAGAGAATACACTCCTTCTTGCTGACAAGAAGACTGCTCTGGCAGGTGCTGTTAACGCACTTGAGGAGAGAGAGAAAGATCTTGAGCAAAAGAAGAGTGAACTTGACTCAATTATTGCAGAGACTGCAAAAGAGGAGAACGAACTTATCAAGTTGTCAGAAGGTATACAAGCACAGATTGATGCCAGAATGCTTGCTGCATACAAAAAGGTTCGCTCAAATGCCCGCAACGGACTTGCTGTGGTAACAGTAAGAAGAGATGCCTGCTCAGGATGTTTCAACAAGATACCGCCTCAAAGACAGATGGACATTGCTCAAAGCAAAAAAATCATTGTTTGCGAGTATTGCGGAAGAATTCTAGTGAATGCAGAGTTTGAGCAGGAATAA
- a CDS encoding LptF/LptG family permease — MKKLDRFIIQAFLGPFVLTFLIVTFVLMMHFLWLYIDELVGKGLSFAVILEFMGWGAATLIPLALPLATLLASIMTMGSFGENNELLAMKAAGISLNRILTPLVVVSLMIATGAFFASNNLIPLAYDNIYTLRDDINRTKEEISIPTGIFYDGIDNYVIRIDKRDEKTQMLYDLMVYDHSRVQGNNSVTIADSGAIKLTADKKNLLFTLYSGNTYEETPPENAVDTSFVMQKIGFNKQELIISLENYSFTRSESGRFSGEVNALNMAELRSMRDSLDSAYRTVRGMQIRTLVNAGGLTYSRQLDTSMLKYYSKSIDAEDLYKWESTEIEKNAYIQAIAQLTGAIQIIDNYSIEERQYPLPLRQSKIALYRKFTLSLACIIFFFIGAPLGAIIRKGGLGTPSVISILFFVFYWVIDISGKKLSTDGSLSPGMGTLISSIILMPIGIFLTWKSTRDSNLFNPDKYIAFFKKIAGFRDTNQN, encoded by the coding sequence TTGAAAAAACTTGACAGATTCATAATCCAGGCATTCCTGGGGCCATTTGTGCTCACATTTCTCATCGTAACTTTTGTTCTGATGATGCACTTCCTGTGGCTCTATATTGATGAACTTGTAGGAAAGGGGCTCAGTTTTGCTGTAATTCTTGAATTTATGGGATGGGGGGCAGCTACCCTTATTCCACTAGCACTTCCTCTTGCAACTCTATTGGCCTCAATTATGACAATGGGTAGCTTTGGGGAGAACAATGAGCTACTTGCAATGAAGGCTGCCGGGATATCTCTTAACAGAATTCTGACTCCGCTTGTTGTTGTCTCGCTTATGATTGCAACAGGCGCGTTTTTCGCCTCAAACAACTTAATACCACTTGCATATGATAACATATACACTCTCAGGGATGACATTAACCGGACCAAAGAGGAGATAAGTATCCCAACCGGCATATTCTATGATGGTATTGACAATTATGTGATCAGAATCGATAAAAGGGACGAAAAGACTCAGATGTTATACGACCTGATGGTATACGACCACTCAAGAGTTCAGGGAAACAACAGTGTCACCATAGCAGATTCAGGAGCAATCAAACTGACTGCAGACAAAAAGAATCTTCTTTTTACCCTGTATAGTGGGAATACATATGAGGAGACCCCTCCCGAGAATGCTGTTGACACCTCTTTCGTGATGCAAAAAATTGGGTTTAACAAACAGGAACTTATAATTTCTCTGGAAAATTACTCTTTTACAAGATCTGAGTCCGGGAGGTTCAGCGGAGAGGTTAATGCATTAAACATGGCAGAGTTACGCTCAATGAGAGACTCTCTGGACTCGGCATACAGAACAGTCAGAGGTATGCAGATCAGAACCCTGGTTAATGCGGGGGGACTGACATATTCCAGGCAGTTGGACACCTCAATGCTAAAATACTATTCAAAAAGCATAGATGCTGAAGATCTCTATAAATGGGAGAGTACAGAGATCGAGAAAAACGCATATATTCAGGCGATAGCACAATTAACCGGGGCCATCCAGATTATTGATAATTACTCTATTGAAGAGAGGCAGTACCCTCTTCCTCTAAGGCAATCAAAAATTGCTTTGTACAGAAAATTCACCCTGTCACTGGCCTGCATTATATTTTTCTTTATTGGTGCACCGCTGGGAGCGATAATAAGAAAGGGGGGGCTTGGAACTCCTTCTGTAATTTCAATTTTATTCTTTGTCTTTTACTGGGTAATAGACATATCAGGCAAGAAATTATCCACAGACGGATCTTTAAGTCCCGGGATGGGAACTTTGATTTCCAGCATTATTCTTATGCCTATTGGAATATTCCTTACATGGAAATCTACAAGGGACTCAAACCTGTTCAATCCTGACAAATACATTGCATTTTTTAAGAAAATTGCCGGCTTCAGAGATACCAATCAAAATTAA
- a CDS encoding thiamine diphosphokinase, with protein sequence MKSNIVILANGDFPSHPVPLKQLSGADKIICCDGAAGALVSAGMEPDFIVGDLDSLDYAIRERFKERIIHIPEQETNDLTKAFDYSAGLNPSKITILGATGKREDHTIGNISLLSDFAGKVEFPVEMTSDYGILYPIFTTSTFKVKKGSRISIFSLDCDMAMESTGLQYPLKGVVFDYWWKATLNIASSDSFTLSFPSGRVIVFISHQ encoded by the coding sequence ATGAAGAGCAATATTGTTATACTAGCCAACGGAGATTTCCCAAGTCATCCTGTTCCACTGAAGCAACTCAGCGGGGCTGACAAGATAATTTGTTGCGATGGTGCTGCCGGAGCACTAGTTAGTGCCGGGATGGAGCCTGATTTTATTGTTGGCGACCTGGATAGTCTGGATTACGCTATCAGAGAGCGTTTTAAAGAAAGAATAATTCATATCCCGGAACAAGAGACAAACGATTTGACCAAGGCATTTGATTATTCGGCAGGACTAAACCCGTCAAAAATCACAATACTGGGAGCTACCGGCAAAAGGGAGGATCATACGATTGGCAATATATCCCTGCTAAGCGATTTTGCCGGGAAGGTTGAGTTTCCTGTTGAAATGACAAGCGATTACGGAATATTGTATCCTATTTTCACCACATCTACATTCAAAGTCAAAAAAGGAAGCCGGATATCAATATTCTCTCTGGACTGCGATATGGCAATGGAATCAACAGGACTTCAGTATCCGCTAAAAGGAGTAGTTTTTGATTACTGGTGGAAGGCTACGCTAAATATTGCCTCTTCTGATTCCTTTACTCTTTCATTCCCATCCGGGAGGGTAATAGTATTTATATCGCATCAATAA
- a CDS encoding MerR family transcriptional regulator: MPYKEFKPEKLYYTIGEVADLLGENTSLVRFWAQKFPDFIKPARNKKGNRLFTADDVSNFKLIYYLVKERGMTLEGAQNRMKDNKDGVDRRVDVIESLTGIKDRLQEIQKML; this comes from the coding sequence ATGCCTTACAAAGAGTTCAAACCGGAGAAACTTTACTACACAATTGGGGAGGTTGCTGATTTGCTGGGGGAGAACACCTCTCTTGTAAGATTCTGGGCACAGAAATTCCCTGATTTTATTAAGCCAGCCAGAAATAAAAAGGGGAACAGACTTTTTACAGCTGATGATGTCTCTAACTTCAAGCTCATATACTACCTTGTTAAAGAGAGAGGGATGACTCTTGAGGGGGCTCAGAACAGGATGAAGGACAATAAAGATGGTGTAGACAGAAGAGTAGATGTTATTGAATCTCTGACAGGAATAAAGGATAGGCTGCAGGAAATACAGAAGATGCTATGA
- a CDS encoding M23 family metallopeptidase has protein sequence MSKNKSYKFNPETLAYEIHRISIRSRFSKGFLLFLLSIVVSVGYYFVYTSYLQLETPKMLSIRSTNAELANRLALMNRRFDEANRILNALQIRDNYVYRPIFGMEEISQDLRDAGFGGVNRYSYLETVDRSGILTSTVMNLDQLYKKAFIQSRSFDEVSQLAKNADEMALCVPAIPPVNIASKRIRFSSTFGYRPDPFNGAYRMHTGVDISGPVGEPIYSTGNGKVTEIGFDFFGYGNYIIIDHGFGYKTRYAHLKSSLITMGRSVKRGEQIAIMGNTGRSKGPHIHYEVIYRNRPVNPLNYYNRDIESDAFLALVSPASQSKG, from the coding sequence ATGTCAAAGAATAAAAGTTACAAGTTCAATCCGGAAACACTTGCTTATGAGATCCACAGGATTTCAATCAGGTCAAGATTTTCAAAGGGCTTTCTACTCTTTCTTCTAAGCATTGTGGTTTCGGTAGGTTATTATTTCGTATATACCAGTTATTTGCAACTTGAAACGCCCAAAATGCTTAGCATAAGAAGCACTAATGCCGAGCTTGCAAACAGATTGGCGCTGATGAACAGAAGATTTGATGAGGCAAACAGAATTCTTAATGCTCTTCAGATTCGTGATAACTATGTTTACAGACCCATTTTTGGTATGGAGGAGATCTCTCAGGATTTAAGAGATGCCGGTTTCGGTGGGGTAAACAGATACTCATACCTTGAGACGGTTGACCGTTCAGGGATACTTACATCAACAGTAATGAATCTGGACCAACTATATAAGAAAGCCTTCATTCAGAGCAGATCGTTTGATGAGGTCTCTCAGCTTGCAAAAAATGCTGATGAAATGGCTCTTTGCGTTCCCGCTATACCTCCTGTAAATATTGCATCCAAAAGAATTCGTTTTTCGAGCACATTTGGTTACAGACCGGATCCATTCAATGGAGCTTACAGAATGCATACCGGTGTGGATATATCCGGTCCTGTCGGAGAGCCTATCTATTCAACCGGAAACGGGAAGGTCACTGAGATAGGATTTGACTTTTTCGGGTACGGAAATTATATAATTATTGACCACGGCTTTGGATATAAGACCAGATATGCACATTTAAAGAGCTCTCTTATAACAATGGGAAGATCTGTGAAGAGAGGAGAGCAAATTGCAATTATGGGTAATACGGGAAGATCAAAGGGACCGCATATTCATTACGAAGTGATATACAGAAACCGTCCGGTAAATCCATTGAATTACTATAACAGGGACATCGAATCGGATGCATTCCTGGCACTTGTCTCGCCCGCATCCCAATCTAAAGGATAG
- a CDS encoding M23 family metallopeptidase encodes MSKYKFNKDQLKFVEDKLGMKGRLKVVLGYILGSILLAIFYYIVAALIFNTNEEERLLKEREMMQQEYNNAAEKMNLLENVLSDLQARDREIYMNIFKSAPPDLVNSSYDAAIYEKLDSLGDMDIVKFSVAKSADVEKLVSAAGEKLNHIYNEFLGAENATDIPSILPVKGLAVNQTGASLGMKIHPFYKTMEMHNGIDLLAALGTEVIASANGVVTDISRSDRGRGNQIVIEHWGGYKTVYSHLGDILVRKSQQVKQGSVIARVGNSGLSFAPHLHYEVHLDGKPVEPVNYFFADLKPEQYREMLMIAINTGQSLD; translated from the coding sequence ATGAGTAAGTATAAGTTCAATAAAGATCAGCTTAAGTTTGTAGAGGATAAGTTGGGAATGAAGGGAAGGCTTAAGGTTGTACTTGGTTATATCCTTGGCAGCATCCTTTTGGCAATATTCTACTATATTGTAGCAGCACTGATATTTAATACAAATGAAGAGGAACGCTTGCTTAAGGAGCGGGAGATGATGCAGCAGGAGTATAATAATGCTGCAGAGAAGATGAATCTTCTTGAGAATGTTCTTTCAGATTTACAGGCCAGAGACAGGGAGATATACATGAACATTTTTAAATCAGCCCCTCCTGACCTGGTTAACTCCTCATATGATGCAGCTATATATGAAAAGCTGGATTCCCTGGGAGATATGGATATTGTTAAATTTTCAGTAGCTAAATCCGCAGATGTTGAGAAACTTGTCAGTGCGGCCGGAGAGAAACTCAATCATATTTACAACGAATTTTTGGGAGCAGAGAACGCAACAGATATACCATCGATTTTACCTGTTAAGGGTTTAGCCGTAAATCAGACGGGTGCAAGTTTGGGTATGAAAATTCATCCATTCTATAAAACAATGGAGATGCATAACGGGATAGATTTGCTTGCCGCTTTGGGAACAGAGGTTATTGCTTCAGCTAATGGAGTTGTAACAGATATATCAAGATCTGACAGAGGGAGGGGAAATCAAATAGTTATTGAGCACTGGGGTGGATATAAAACTGTATATTCGCATCTGGGCGATATTCTTGTAAGAAAATCACAGCAGGTTAAACAGGGAAGTGTTATTGCAAGGGTTGGGAACAGTGGTCTCTCATTTGCACCTCACCTGCATTACGAAGTTCACCTTGATGGAAAGCCCGTTGAACCTGTTAATTATTTCTTTGCAGATCTCAAACCGGAGCAGTACAGAGAGATGCTTATGATCGCTATTAACACAGGTCAGTCACTCGATTAA
- the alaS gene encoding alanine--tRNA ligase: protein MMTSKDIRKNFLDFFASKGHAIVSSAPMVVKDDPTLMFTNAGMNQFKDWFLGNEPAKYPRVADTQKCLRVSGKHNDLEEVGHDSYHHTMFEMLGNWSFGDYFKNEAIDWAWELLTEVYKLDKERLYTTIFEGSEEDGISQDGEAKERWLKYLPEERILNGNKKDNFWEMGDTGPCGPCSEIHVDLRDDRERAEIPGRDLVNKGHHLVVEIWNLVFIQYNRKADGTLVPLPQKHVDTGMGLERLCMAMQGKKSNYDTDVFTGMISEIARLSGKEYGNDKEVDIAMRVIADHIRAISFSIADGQLPSNVKAGYVIRRILRRAVRYAYTFLGVDQPFLCRLVPVLVAEMGDAFPELVRTKDLITKVIKEEEDSFLRTLDKGIRMLETIMSKNAAHKTISGEEAFVLYDTYGFPSDLSDLIAREKGFKIDMDSFEKELKKQKERSRNATSTQEGDWSELREFSGTEFVGYEGTEAQSLITRFRSVKTKNKELFQIVLDKTPFYAESGGQVGDTGVLISENGERIEIINTLKENNLHIHITEIMPSDPSALFSAVVDKEKRLATANNHSATHLLHKALREILGNHIEQKGSLVNSNYFRFDFSHYERVSPEILREVENRVNSMIRENTQRDEYRGIPVDEAKAMGAMALFGEKYGDTVRVIKFGDSLELCGGIHTSSTGNIGLFKIISESAIAAGVRRIEATTGINAEKLIHDNEDTIASVKAMFNNSPNLIASIGKVIEENETLKRRFDEYMRERAAELKKQLLAEKHYINGINVLMLTGEYNPEVVKNIAFMLRGETSTMLIAGYSFEGKANLALMYSDDLVSHGRNAGKSIRDAAKLISGGGGGQPFFATAGGKDIQGLPAAISLLVETETK, encoded by the coding sequence ATTATGACATCTAAAGATATACGCAAAAACTTCCTGGATTTCTTTGCAAGCAAAGGACATGCCATTGTATCATCAGCACCTATGGTTGTTAAAGATGATCCTACACTTATGTTCACAAATGCCGGTATGAATCAGTTCAAAGACTGGTTTCTGGGCAATGAACCCGCAAAATATCCAAGAGTTGCAGATACTCAGAAATGCTTAAGGGTAAGCGGAAAACATAATGACCTGGAGGAGGTGGGTCACGACAGCTATCATCACACAATGTTTGAAATGCTGGGAAACTGGAGTTTTGGCGATTATTTCAAAAATGAGGCAATTGACTGGGCCTGGGAATTGCTGACTGAAGTATACAAATTAGATAAAGAGAGACTTTACACAACAATATTTGAGGGGAGTGAGGAGGATGGAATTTCTCAGGATGGAGAGGCAAAGGAGAGATGGCTTAAATATCTCCCTGAGGAGAGAATTCTTAATGGCAACAAAAAGGACAACTTTTGGGAGATGGGAGATACCGGCCCTTGTGGCCCTTGCAGCGAAATTCATGTCGACCTCAGGGATGATAGAGAGAGAGCAGAGATACCCGGAAGAGATCTGGTAAACAAGGGTCACCATCTTGTTGTTGAAATATGGAATCTCGTTTTTATTCAGTATAACAGAAAAGCCGATGGCACTTTAGTACCTCTTCCACAGAAACATGTTGATACAGGTATGGGTCTGGAGAGACTCTGCATGGCAATGCAGGGGAAGAAGAGTAACTACGACACAGATGTATTTACCGGTATGATATCTGAGATAGCCAGACTTAGCGGAAAGGAGTACGGAAATGACAAAGAGGTTGATATAGCAATGAGAGTTATTGCAGACCACATTAGGGCAATAAGTTTTTCAATTGCAGACGGACAGCTTCCATCCAATGTAAAGGCCGGATATGTAATAAGAAGAATTTTAAGGAGAGCCGTAAGGTATGCATACACATTCCTGGGCGTAGACCAGCCATTTCTCTGCAGACTGGTACCCGTTCTGGTTGCCGAAATGGGAGATGCCTTCCCTGAGCTGGTAAGGACTAAAGACCTTATTACAAAAGTCATTAAAGAGGAGGAGGACTCTTTTCTGAGAACTCTCGACAAAGGCATCAGGATGCTTGAAACCATTATGTCAAAGAATGCCGCTCACAAGACAATTTCAGGAGAGGAGGCATTTGTACTGTATGACACATATGGATTCCCGTCTGACTTAAGCGATCTTATTGCCAGAGAAAAAGGATTCAAAATTGACATGGACTCTTTTGAAAAGGAGCTTAAAAAGCAGAAGGAGCGCAGCAGAAACGCGACATCAACCCAGGAGGGAGACTGGAGTGAACTCAGAGAATTCAGCGGTACTGAATTTGTAGGATACGAGGGCACTGAAGCACAATCACTCATTACACGGTTCAGGTCTGTAAAAACTAAAAACAAAGAGCTTTTTCAGATTGTCCTTGACAAAACTCCATTCTATGCCGAGAGTGGCGGACAGGTGGGAGATACAGGAGTGCTCATATCTGAAAATGGAGAGAGGATTGAAATTATTAACACTCTGAAAGAGAATAATCTCCATATCCATATTACAGAAATAATGCCTTCAGATCCCTCGGCACTATTCAGTGCTGTTGTTGACAAAGAGAAACGATTAGCCACCGCAAATAACCACTCAGCCACCCATTTATTGCATAAAGCTCTGAGAGAAATCCTCGGAAATCATATTGAGCAAAAAGGCTCTCTGGTAAACAGCAATTACTTTAGATTTGACTTCTCTCATTATGAAAGAGTCTCTCCGGAGATACTCAGGGAGGTTGAGAATAGGGTAAACTCAATGATAAGAGAGAATACTCAACGCGATGAGTATAGGGGAATACCGGTTGACGAGGCAAAGGCTATGGGCGCAATGGCTCTGTTTGGTGAAAAATACGGAGATACAGTAAGGGTTATAAAATTTGGAGACTCTCTTGAACTTTGCGGAGGGATACACACATCCAGTACCGGAAATATTGGTCTGTTTAAAATCATCTCCGAGTCTGCAATCGCAGCAGGAGTAAGAAGAATTGAGGCTACTACCGGTATTAATGCGGAGAAACTTATTCATGATAATGAAGATACTATAGCTTCTGTTAAGGCTATGTTCAACAACTCTCCAAATCTCATTGCCTCAATCGGCAAGGTTATTGAAGAGAATGAAACTCTTAAGAGGAGATTTGATGAGTATATGAGGGAGAGGGCTGCAGAACTTAAAAAGCAACTCCTTGCAGAGAAACACTATATAAATGGTATTAATGTACTAATGCTTACCGGCGAGTATAATCCTGAGGTTGTTAAGAATATTGCCTTTATGCTTAGGGGAGAGACCAGCACAATGCTTATTGCAGGCTACTCATTTGAAGGCAAGGCAAATCTTGCACTGATGTACTCAGATGATCTGGTTTCTCACGGAAGAAATGCCGGCAAAAGTATAAGAGATGCAGCAAAACTTATCTCAGGCGGTGGTGGCGGCCAACCATTTTTTGCCACAGCAGGAGGAAAAGATATTCAGGGACTACCGGCTGCAATTTCATTATTGGTTGAAACGGAGACAAAATAG